AACGTCAGCCGCATCGTCTCGCGTGTGCCGGGTCGAATCGTCGTCGAGCTCATGCCCGACAGCGGCCCTTCCTTGCAGATACGCGCCACAGACCCGGCCAATCCCGTGCGCTACATCCGCTTCCTCAAGCCCGGCACGGAGGCCACGTACGCGTCACAGCCCTTCGACCCCGCCTTTCTGCAGCGCTGGAGCGGGATGCGCACCTACCGCTTCATGGACTGGATGGCCACCAACGGGTCGACCCAGCGCGCGTGGACCGACCGTCCCCGCCCGACCGACGCCCGATTCACCGACAGGGGCGTGCCCGTCGAGACCATCATCGCGCTGTGCAACCGCCAGGGCGTCAACCCCTGGATCTGTGTTCCGCACCAGGCCGACGACGACTACGTGCGCAACCTCGCCGCGGCCTTCCGCGACGGCCTCGATCCCTCGCTGAAGGTGTGGGTCGAGTACAGCAACGAGGTGTGGAACGGCGGGTTTCCGCAGGCAGCCTACGCCGAGCAGCGCGCCCGCGAGCTCGGTCTGGGCCCCGCCGATCGCCCCTGGGAAGGGGCAGCCATGTACTACAGCAAGCGCTCGGTTGAGATCTTCACCCTCTTCGAGCAGGTGATGGGAACGCGGCAGCGCGTGGTGGCCGTGCTGGCGTGGCAGGCCGCCAACGCCTGGACCGCCGAGAACATCGTGCTGCCGTCGTTCAACGCGGGACAGCGCGCCGACGTGCTCGCCGTCGCCCCCTACCTCACCTTCACCCCATCGCCAGGCGGCACGCCTGACGCCAACGTGGTCGCGACCTGGACCCTCGATCAGCTGATGACCCACGTCGAGACCCAGGTCTTCACCGAGGCGACCACCTGGATGCGCGATCAGAAGGGGGTGGCCGACGCCTATGGCCTCGAGCTGGTGGGCTACGAGGGCGGGCAGCACCTCGTGGGCGTCGGGGGGGCCGAGAGCAACGCCACCTTGACCTCGCTGCTCACGGCGGCCAATCGCTCGGCCCGCATGGGCACGCTCTACACGCGCTACCTCGACGCCTGGAGCGCCAGTGGTGGCGGGCTGATGTGCCTCTACAGCTCGTGCGGCGAGTGGAGCGGCTACGGGTCGTGGGGACTCACCGAGTACGCCGACGAGACCGCCGCTGACCAGCCCAAGCTCAACGCCGTGATGCAGTGGAACGCCGCCCATCTGCTGCCGTGATGCCCCTGTCGACCGCGCGCCTCGGCCTGGCTCGGACGCACAGGCCGAGGGCTCGGCGGCGACGCACGGAACGGTCGCGCGCCGGGTGCCCGGCGCGCGGCCGCGCTACTGGTGGCCTGGGTGCTGCGGAGGGGGAGCCGCTCCCTGCGGCAGGTTCATGATCACGCTGTTGCCGCCGGGAAGAACCGTCACATCGAGGTCGTTGGGCAACCGACGCACAAACTCATAGTCGAGCACGCCGCGATTGGCGCGCAGGGCGATGCCGCGCAAGCGAATGGCCTCGGCCTGCCCCTCTGACTGCACGACCTTCTGCTGGGCCTTGATCTTCTCGATCTGCAGCAGGAACTGCTGGGCCAGCACCTGTTGCTGGGCCACCTGCTTGCTCACGATGGCCGCCTCGTACTCCTTCGAGACGTAATCGACGTTGCGCAGCAGCACCCGCTCGAGCCGGATTCCCTTCGACTCGAAGCTCGGCGCCAGGGCCGTCTGAATGCCCTGCTCGACCTCGCGGCGCTTGCCGGGGAACGAGACGACCCCATCCCCGTCCTTCGTCTCGACAGCGCTGGCGTTGCTGTAGATCGACATGATGGGGTACTGGCTGACGACGGTGCGCACCGCCTCACGCGTGGCGGGGCGCACGATGGTGTTGATGTAGTTCGACCCCACGGTCTTCCAGAGCTGGTGAGCGTCGCCCGGCTCGATGTGGAACAGCACCGTGACGTCGATGCGCACCTGCAGACCCTCGGTGGTCTGACACACCATGGCGTCATCGCCGGCCACCGCGCCGTCATCGTGCTTGCTGCTCATGGTGTACTCCTGGGTGCGCACGCTCCACGGCTGCACGTGCGCCCACGGCCTCACCAGATGCCAGCCGGCCGAGAGATCGACGCTCTGGATGCCGCCCGCGAGCGGGTCGTACACCGCCCCCACGGCGCCGGGGGGAACCTCGACCCAGCAGGCGGCCACCAGCCCCGCGCTGAGAAGGCCCATGGCGATTCCCAGGCACCCACGCGCCAGAAGAGTCGTGCCCACCCGCGCACCGGTCAGGAACAGGGCGGTGGTGAGAAGCGTGACAGCGAACAGCACGGCGTCGCGCATGTCAGTGCCCTCCCTTCAGCACGGGCAGCAGCCCGGCCGGCAGATACAGCGTGTTCAGGCGAGGCGCCACTTTCTGGATGAACTCGTACTGCACCACTTCCGGATTCTCACGCAGCGTGGCCCCGCGCTGCTCGATGGCGGACGCCTCGCCCCTGGCCTCGGCGATGACAGTCTGCTTCTCGATGCGCGCCTTCTCGAGCTTCTGCTCCTCGGTCTGCACCTGCTGCTGGGCCACCTGCTTGGCGTTGATGGCGTCGGCGAACGCGGGGTTGCCGTACGAGACGTTGCGGATGAGCAGCTGCTCGAGCACCACGCCCTTCTCGCTGAAGAGCGGCTTCATGGCCTCGGTGACCTCGCTCTCGATGACCTTTCGCTTGGTGGTGTAGACGTCGACCACCGAGTAGCGGGCCGCCACCATGCGCAGCACGTTCTGGGTGTAGGGGCGCACGATGAGGCCCACGATGTTCTCGCCCAGACGATCCCAGACGCGGTTGGCCATGGCTGGATCGACGTGGAAGAGCA
This region of Pseudomonadota bacterium genomic DNA includes:
- a CDS encoding prohibitin family protein codes for the protein MGDAQMLGALLDLLWIFLIVALSVSWAGGASNGGFSNRNRLPDIQVRRPALLALGIALVPVIFVFATQSVVTVPPGHVAAVYDPLRGGIQAGVLPEGLHFVMPYWRTKVFSQQTQSYTMSGTSQGASEESGQSDDAIRCQTNEGMNVAIDCTVLFHVDPAMANRVWDRLGENIVGLIVRPYTQNVLRMVAARYSVVDVYTTKRKVIESEVTEAMKPLFSEKGVVLEQLLIRNVSYGNPAFADAINAKQVAQQQVQTEEQKLEKARIEKQTVIAEARGEASAIEQRGATLRENPEVVQYEFIQKVAPRLNTLYLPAGLLPVLKGGH
- a CDS encoding prohibitin family protein, yielding MRDAVLFAVTLLTTALFLTGARVGTTLLARGCLGIAMGLLSAGLVAACWVEVPPGAVGAVYDPLAGGIQSVDLSAGWHLVRPWAHVQPWSVRTQEYTMSSKHDDGAVAGDDAMVCQTTEGLQVRIDVTVLFHIEPGDAHQLWKTVGSNYINTIVRPATREAVRTVVSQYPIMSIYSNASAVETKDGDGVVSFPGKRREVEQGIQTALAPSFESKGIRLERVLLRNVDYVSKEYEAAIVSKQVAQQQVLAQQFLLQIEKIKAQQKVVQSEGQAEAIRLRGIALRANRGVLDYEFVRRLPNDLDVTVLPGGNSVIMNLPQGAAPPPQHPGHQ